Proteins encoded in a region of the Zea mays cultivar B73 chromosome 2, Zm-B73-REFERENCE-NAM-5.0, whole genome shotgun sequence genome:
- the LOC100273302 gene encoding glutamate decarboxylase-like isoform X1, which translates to MVLTHVHDLDEASAASAVVFASRYVQDPLPRYELGEKSVSKDAAYQIIHDELLLDSSPRLNLASFVTTWMEPECDKLILEGINKNYADMDEYPVTTELQNRCVNIIARLFHAPVGASEKAVGVGTVGSSEAIMLAGLAFKRRWQNRRRAAGQPCDRPNIVTGANVQVCWEKFARYFEVELKEVRLREGCYVMDPDEAVRMVDDNTICVAAILGSTLTGEFEDVRRLNDLLAANNRRTGWDTPIHVDAASGGFIAPFLYPDLEWDFRLPLVKSINVSGHKYGLVYAGVGWVVWRSKEDLPDELIFHINYLGADQPTFTLNFSKGSSQIIAQYYQFLRLGFEGYRNVMENCMESARTLREGLERTGRFTIISKEQGVPLVAFTFKAKDETPLAFKLSAELRRFGWIVPAYTMPANLEHMAVLRVVVREDFGRPLAERFLSHVRMALEELDHAAKGGPVPKMRLTIELGPPARGSGEEASARVVKREAVVPVHRSVSLAGGKTKGVC; encoded by the exons ATGGTTCTGACGCACGTTCACGACCTTGACGAGGCATCCGCCGCATCGGCCGTCGTCTTCGCCTCGAGATACGTGCAGGACCCGCTTCCAAG GTATGAGCTGGGAGAGAAGTCCGTCTCCAAGGACGCGGCGTACCAGATCATCCACGACGAGCTGCTGCTGGACAGCAGCCCGCGGCTGAACCTGGCGTCGTTCGTGACCACGTGGATGGAGCCCGAGTGCGACAAGCTCATCCTCGAGGGCATCAACAAGAACTACGCCGACATGGACGAGTACCCGGTCACCACCGAGCTCCAG AACCGGTGCGTGAACATCATCGCGCGGCTATTCCACGCGCCGGTGGGCGCCAGCGAGAAGGCCGTCGGGGTCGGCACGGTGGGGTCGTCGGAGGCGATCATGCTGGCGGGGCTGGCCTTCAAGCGGCGGTGGCAGAACCGGCGGAGGGCGGCGGGGCAGCCCTGCGACAGGCCCAACATCGTGACGGGCGCCAACGTGCAGGTGTGCTGGGAGAAGTTCGCGCGCTACTTCGAGGTGGAGCTCAAGGAGGTGAGGCTGCGGGAAGGGTGCTACGTCATGGACCCCGACGAGGCCGTGCGAATGGTGGACGACAACACCATCTGCGTCGCCGCCATCCTCGGCTCCACCCTCACCGGCGAGTTCGAGGACGTCAGGCGCCTCAACGACCTCCTCGCGGCCAACAACAGGCGAACGGGGTGGGACACCCCGATCCACGTGGACGCGGCGAGCGGCGGCTTCATCGCGCCCTTCCTGTACCCGGACCTGGAGTGGGACTTCCGGCTGCCGCTGGTCAAGAGCATCAACGTCAGCGGCCACAAGTACGGCCTCGTCTACGCCGGCGTCGGCTGGGTGGTCTGGAGGAGCAAGGAGGACCTCCCCGACGAGCTCATCTTCCACATCAACTACCTCGGCGCCGACCAGCCCACCTTCACGCTCAACTTCTCCAAAG GGTCTAGCCAAATCATCGCACAATATTACCAGTTTCTTCGATTAGGTTTCGAG GGGTACCGCAACGTGATGGAGAACTGCATGGAGAGCGCTCGGACGCTGCGTGAGGGGCTGGAGCGCACGGGCCGCTTCACCATCATCTCCAAGGAGCAGGGCGTGCCGCTGGTGGCCTTCACGTTCAAGGCCAAGGACGAAACCCCGCTGGCCTTCAAGCTGTCGGCGGAGCTGCGGCGGTTCGGCTGGATCGTGCCGGCGTACACGATGCCGGCCAACCTGGAGCACATGGCCGTGCTCCGCGTCGTGGTCCGGGAGGACTTCGGCCGCCCGCTGGCCGAGCGGTTCCTGTCCCACGTCCGGATGGCGCTGGAGGAGCTCGACCACGCGGCCAAGGGCGGGCCCGTGCCCAAGATGCGGCTCACCATCGAGCTCGGCCCTCCCGCCAGGGGCTCCGGCGAGGAGGCCTCCGCCAGGGTCGTCAAGCGGGAGGCCGTCGTGCCGGTGCATCGCAGCGTGTCGCTCGCCGGCGGGAAGACCAAGGGCGTCTGCTAG
- the LOC100273302 gene encoding Glutamate decarboxylase-like, giving the protein MALALSTCRTCRSSRYELGEKSVSKDAAYQIIHDELLLDSSPRLNLASFVTTWMEPECDKLILEGINKNYADMDEYPVTTELQNRCVNIIARLFHAPVGASEKAVGVGTVGSSEAIMLAGLAFKRRWQNRRRAAGQPCDRPNIVTGANVQVCWEKFARYFEVELKEVRLREGCYVMDPDEAVRMVDDNTICVAAILGSTLTGEFEDVRRLNDLLAANNRRTGWDTPIHVDAASGGFIAPFLYPDLEWDFRLPLVKSINVSGHKYGLVYAGVGWVVWRSKEDLPDELIFHINYLGADQPTFTLNFSKGSSQIIAQYYQFLRLGFEGYRNVMENCMESARTLREGLERTGRFTIISKEQGVPLVAFTFKAKDETPLAFKLSAELRRFGWIVPAYTMPANLEHMAVLRVVVREDFGRPLAERFLSHVRMALEELDHAAKGGPVPKMRLTIELGPPARGSGEEASARVVKREAVVPVHRSVSLAGGKTKGVC; this is encoded by the exons ATGGCGCTGGCTCTGAGCACTTGCCGTACGTGTCGATCCAGCAGGTATGAGCTGGGAGAGAAGTCCGTCTCCAAGGACGCGGCGTACCAGATCATCCACGACGAGCTGCTGCTGGACAGCAGCCCGCGGCTGAACCTGGCGTCGTTCGTGACCACGTGGATGGAGCCCGAGTGCGACAAGCTCATCCTCGAGGGCATCAACAAGAACTACGCCGACATGGACGAGTACCCGGTCACCACCGAGCTCCAG AACCGGTGCGTGAACATCATCGCGCGGCTATTCCACGCGCCGGTGGGCGCCAGCGAGAAGGCCGTCGGGGTCGGCACGGTGGGGTCGTCGGAGGCGATCATGCTGGCGGGGCTGGCCTTCAAGCGGCGGTGGCAGAACCGGCGGAGGGCGGCGGGGCAGCCCTGCGACAGGCCCAACATCGTGACGGGCGCCAACGTGCAGGTGTGCTGGGAGAAGTTCGCGCGCTACTTCGAGGTGGAGCTCAAGGAGGTGAGGCTGCGGGAAGGGTGCTACGTCATGGACCCCGACGAGGCCGTGCGAATGGTGGACGACAACACCATCTGCGTCGCCGCCATCCTCGGCTCCACCCTCACCGGCGAGTTCGAGGACGTCAGGCGCCTCAACGACCTCCTCGCGGCCAACAACAGGCGAACGGGGTGGGACACCCCGATCCACGTGGACGCGGCGAGCGGCGGCTTCATCGCGCCCTTCCTGTACCCGGACCTGGAGTGGGACTTCCGGCTGCCGCTGGTCAAGAGCATCAACGTCAGCGGCCACAAGTACGGCCTCGTCTACGCCGGCGTCGGCTGGGTGGTCTGGAGGAGCAAGGAGGACCTCCCCGACGAGCTCATCTTCCACATCAACTACCTCGGCGCCGACCAGCCCACCTTCACGCTCAACTTCTCCAAAG GGTCTAGCCAAATCATCGCACAATATTACCAGTTTCTTCGATTAGGTTTCGAG GGGTACCGCAACGTGATGGAGAACTGCATGGAGAGCGCTCGGACGCTGCGTGAGGGGCTGGAGCGCACGGGCCGCTTCACCATCATCTCCAAGGAGCAGGGCGTGCCGCTGGTGGCCTTCACGTTCAAGGCCAAGGACGAAACCCCGCTGGCCTTCAAGCTGTCGGCGGAGCTGCGGCGGTTCGGCTGGATCGTGCCGGCGTACACGATGCCGGCCAACCTGGAGCACATGGCCGTGCTCCGCGTCGTGGTCCGGGAGGACTTCGGCCGCCCGCTGGCCGAGCGGTTCCTGTCCCACGTCCGGATGGCGCTGGAGGAGCTCGACCACGCGGCCAAGGGCGGGCCCGTGCCCAAGATGCGGCTCACCATCGAGCTCGGCCCTCCCGCCAGGGGCTCCGGCGAGGAGGCCTCCGCCAGGGTCGTCAAGCGGGAGGCCGTCGTGCCGGTGCATCGCAGCGTGTCGCTCGCCGGCGGGAAGACCAAGGGCGTCTGCTAG